A single genomic interval of Spirosoma taeanense harbors:
- a CDS encoding FKBP-type peptidyl-prolyl cis-trans isomerase — protein MFLKQFGKAALIVAVVAACGKNRVQVTDNGLKYQIHEQSEGTRKGKVGDIITLHLTLMNNKDSVLRDTHKEGAPFQMLLQVPPFKGSYEEGLTMLGKGDSATFYVSADSLFTRAMQPLPPGVQKGTDIGIAVKVLNVQSEEEYKKAQAADYEKQKGIDAKIIQDYVAKNGLAGKAQKTESGVYYVVTQPGSGPTPSRGDLVQVHYTGKLLNGKVFDSSRSNPQAGGKPVQFPIGVGQVIPGWEEGVMKLHKGEKATLIIPSTLAYGPRGNQGIAPNSVLLFDIELVDIQKGQAGQMGMPQPGQ, from the coding sequence ATGTTTTTAAAACAATTCGGGAAAGCCGCCCTGATCGTCGCTGTAGTAGCGGCTTGCGGTAAAAACCGCGTACAGGTAACGGATAACGGCCTGAAATACCAGATTCACGAACAATCCGAAGGAACACGTAAGGGTAAAGTCGGCGATATTATCACGCTGCACCTGACGCTGATGAACAATAAGGACTCTGTGCTGCGGGATACGCATAAAGAGGGAGCGCCATTCCAGATGTTGTTACAAGTGCCGCCGTTCAAAGGCAGCTACGAAGAGGGTTTGACTATGCTCGGCAAAGGTGACAGTGCAACATTCTACGTAAGCGCCGATTCGCTGTTCACGCGGGCTATGCAGCCGCTACCGCCGGGTGTTCAAAAAGGTACGGACATCGGCATCGCCGTAAAAGTGCTGAACGTGCAGTCGGAAGAAGAATACAAGAAAGCACAGGCGGCCGACTACGAGAAACAGAAGGGCATTGACGCGAAAATCATTCAGGATTACGTAGCTAAGAACGGGCTGGCAGGTAAAGCGCAGAAGACTGAGTCGGGTGTGTATTACGTTGTGACACAGCCGGGTAGTGGCCCAACGCCATCGCGGGGCGACCTTGTGCAGGTACATTATACGGGTAAGCTGCTGAATGGTAAAGTATTCGACAGCTCGCGATCGAATCCGCAGGCGGGTGGCAAGCCAGTTCAGTTCCCGATTGGTGTTGGTCAGGTGATTCCGGGTTGGGAAGAAGGCGTAATGAAGCTGCACAAAGGCGAAAAAGCGACGCTGATTATTCCTTCAACGCTGGCTTATGGCCCACGCGGCAATCAGGGTATCGCGCCCAATTCGGTGTTGCTGTTCGATATCGAACTGGTAGACATTCAGAAAGGCCAGGCTGGCCAAATGGGCATGCCCCAGCCGGGTCAATAA
- the upp gene encoding uracil phosphoribosyltransferase — protein MFVFAQQPSLANQFVAELRDVSVQKDRLRFRRNLERLGELMAYEISKTMPFHNVAIQTPLGIAHTQLLRQQPVLATILRAGLPFHQGFANYFDGAENAFAGAYRGYAPGEHDEFEIAMDYIVGPDLSGKTLILCDPMLATGRSLEKVYHAMLRYGIPAQTHIAAVLASPEGVRHVQEQLPQCHLWLGAIDDHLNEHFYIVPGLGDAGDLAFGAKV, from the coding sequence ATGTTTGTTTTTGCTCAACAGCCTTCGCTGGCCAACCAGTTTGTGGCCGAACTTCGCGACGTTTCGGTGCAGAAAGACCGTCTGCGCTTCCGCCGGAATCTGGAACGGCTGGGCGAACTGATGGCTTATGAAATCTCGAAAACAATGCCATTTCATAATGTGGCTATCCAGACTCCATTGGGTATTGCCCATACGCAGCTGCTTCGGCAGCAGCCTGTTCTGGCTACGATTTTGCGGGCGGGATTACCGTTCCATCAGGGGTTCGCGAATTATTTCGATGGGGCGGAGAATGCGTTTGCCGGTGCTTACCGAGGATACGCTCCGGGCGAACACGATGAGTTTGAAATTGCGATGGACTATATCGTTGGGCCCGATCTAAGCGGTAAAACGCTTATACTTTGCGACCCCATGCTGGCCACGGGCCGTTCCCTCGAAAAAGTGTATCATGCCATGTTACGGTATGGCATTCCGGCCCAGACTCACATTGCCGCCGTGCTGGCCAGTCCGGAAGGTGTCCGGCATGTGCAGGAGCAGTTACCCCAGTGTCACCTGTGGCTGGGTGCCATTGACGACCATCTGAACGAACATTTTTATATTGTGCCGGGCCTTGGCGATGCCGGTGATCTGGCGTTTGGCGCCAAGGTATAG
- a CDS encoding DHH family phosphoesterase, giving the protein MQDIEAIGAVIGQPQTVLITTHQNPDADAMGSSLGLAGYLRKKGHRVTVVTPTDYSQNLHWMPGNDDVIAFDEKIRVHVSQLIEEADVIFCLDFSSMDRIRDLAPMVRQSRARKVLIDHHLEPESFADIAFWDPSAAATAELVFRLIVQLGDKGLIDVSIAECLYSGLMTDTGSFRHSNTTGNVHRMAAELLDLHIDVSSIHRRIFDNVSLDKFRLLGYVLNEKLKVLPEYKFAYITLTDSELKQYRSKTGDTEGMVNYALAVEGVVMAAILIDRNEEIRISFRSVGDFSVRELASRHFGGGGHRNAAGGRSRVSLAETEQKLLMVLPEYQQQLLETV; this is encoded by the coding sequence ATGCAAGACATTGAAGCGATTGGCGCGGTTATCGGACAACCGCAAACCGTGCTGATTACGACCCACCAGAACCCCGACGCCGATGCGATGGGATCGTCGCTGGGGCTGGCGGGGTACCTCCGCAAGAAGGGGCATCGGGTAACCGTTGTAACACCAACCGATTACTCGCAGAATCTCCACTGGATGCCGGGTAACGACGACGTAATTGCCTTCGATGAGAAGATACGGGTACACGTGAGTCAACTGATCGAAGAAGCAGACGTCATTTTTTGCCTTGATTTTTCCAGTATGGACCGCATCCGGGACCTTGCCCCCATGGTCCGTCAATCCCGCGCCCGGAAAGTTCTGATCGACCATCATCTGGAGCCAGAATCGTTTGCCGATATCGCGTTTTGGGACCCATCCGCTGCGGCTACCGCTGAGCTGGTTTTTCGGCTTATCGTTCAATTAGGCGATAAAGGTCTAATTGACGTCTCCATTGCCGAATGCTTGTATTCTGGCCTGATGACCGATACGGGCTCGTTTCGCCATTCCAACACCACCGGTAATGTGCACCGGATGGCGGCCGAACTGCTTGACCTTCACATCGACGTAAGCAGTATTCACCGGCGCATTTTCGATAACGTTTCGCTCGACAAGTTTCGGTTGCTGGGCTACGTCCTGAACGAAAAATTAAAGGTGCTGCCTGAATATAAATTTGCCTACATCACGTTGACAGATAGTGAGTTGAAACAATACCGCTCTAAAACCGGCGACACAGAAGGTATGGTTAATTATGCGCTGGCCGTGGAGGGCGTGGTGATGGCCGCTATTCTGATAGACCGAAATGAGGAAATTCGTATTTCCTTTCGCTCTGTAGGCGATTTTTCCGTACGCGAGCTGGCCAGCAGGCATTTTGGCGGGGGGGGGCACCGAAACGCAGCCGGAGGGCGGTCCAGGGTTTCGCTGGCCGAAACCGAACAAAAACTCCTGATGGTTTTACCGGAGTATCAGCAACAGTTGCTGGAGACAGTTTAA
- a CDS encoding tetratricopeptide repeat protein, with amino-acid sequence MGRSVIWILLLIGYGQCQAQTRPILPELDFDRRSDDHYMDSLRTIGHRYIRFTERLPHTLSNDTLRLEGLRNLAVIFKQWRHERSDSSLYYADRLVQQARLLHNSLYQVRGLMLSEYYYRILKNDFPRALQINKQASVLCAGLPRRSSPLWQVEMNMGEIYTLLKDYPNALKSYQKSLSLLPHNTLVSRQNRKLLMAQATSQIGEVYEIQGQFEAAQAQYQESRRLTRETTSQTNIAYADERLGDFYTSRQQPQQAIAYFEEALSVWTRLHNELGQASVWARLAECHVQTGQYGVAITYGERSLAALVGTSNLRVRQMANLALYHAYRASNMPEKALVQFEQYTVLKDTLNSQKRVEETLAMQNEYTIRQLRDESEKQHLIQQRQLMDVRRQAEIARLRAAAEREQIAGENRMNQLRQRIETERLRADSEKNRLEQRARIEALSYAIEQESLMRVVLVCGVAMLLVFVAVYYRKSRLIARQKQEIEEFNRGLEDKVAVRTAELKLANDQLRAKNREIEEALLRGQTLERKRMAADLHDSLGGLLAAIKTSLSALNPVQMPEREQQIYRNLQNMTKEAFAEIRYLSHNLQPDELEKQGLSEALLRLVKKLNLSQQITFRLDQAELIRLDKTTEFNLYSICIELCSNILRHSEATEADILFRRFGSELNMIVKDNGCGMDPADATGMGLRNIQARMDTIRGRYEVHSGVGEGTTFIFILPTSSDMATA; translated from the coding sequence ATGGGACGTTCAGTAATTTGGATTCTGCTGTTGATTGGTTATGGTCAGTGTCAGGCGCAAACGCGTCCGATCCTGCCTGAACTTGATTTTGATCGTCGGTCTGATGATCACTATATGGATAGCCTGCGGACGATCGGCCATCGCTATATCCGGTTCACGGAACGATTACCCCATACGCTGTCTAACGACACGCTCCGGCTCGAAGGCTTACGAAATCTGGCCGTTATATTCAAACAGTGGCGACACGAACGTAGCGATAGCAGCCTCTACTATGCTGACCGCCTGGTGCAGCAGGCGCGGCTACTGCATAACTCGCTGTATCAGGTCCGGGGGCTAATGCTGTCAGAATATTACTACCGCATCCTGAAAAATGACTTCCCGCGTGCTTTGCAGATTAACAAGCAGGCTTCTGTCTTATGCGCAGGTCTGCCCAGACGAAGTTCGCCCCTTTGGCAGGTAGAGATGAACATGGGTGAAATTTACACCTTGCTCAAAGACTACCCAAATGCTTTGAAAAGCTACCAGAAATCGTTGAGTCTATTACCGCACAATACGCTTGTCTCCAGGCAGAACCGCAAGCTGCTGATGGCGCAGGCAACGAGTCAGATTGGTGAGGTCTATGAAATTCAGGGCCAATTCGAGGCTGCTCAGGCTCAGTATCAGGAGAGCCGTCGGTTAACGCGGGAAACAACCTCGCAAACTAATATCGCCTACGCCGATGAGCGATTAGGCGACTTTTATACGAGCCGTCAGCAGCCACAACAGGCTATTGCTTATTTTGAAGAAGCACTGAGTGTCTGGACGCGGCTTCATAATGAGTTGGGGCAGGCATCAGTCTGGGCGCGTTTGGCAGAGTGTCATGTTCAGACAGGACAATACGGGGTAGCGATTACGTATGGCGAACGCTCATTGGCTGCGCTGGTCGGTACGAGCAATCTCCGGGTGCGTCAGATGGCTAATCTGGCTCTATACCATGCGTATCGGGCGTCGAATATGCCAGAAAAAGCCCTGGTTCAATTTGAACAGTATACGGTTCTGAAGGATACGCTGAATAGTCAGAAACGGGTAGAAGAAACCCTGGCCATGCAGAATGAATACACTATTCGGCAACTGCGTGATGAATCTGAGAAACAACACCTGATTCAACAGCGTCAACTTATGGATGTGCGTCGGCAGGCTGAGATAGCCCGATTGCGGGCCGCGGCCGAACGCGAACAGATTGCCGGTGAAAACCGTATGAATCAACTTCGGCAGCGGATTGAAACGGAACGCCTGCGCGCCGATTCAGAAAAAAATCGGCTGGAGCAGCGAGCCCGTATTGAAGCGCTCAGTTATGCTATTGAACAGGAGTCACTGATGCGGGTCGTTCTCGTTTGTGGCGTAGCAATGCTGCTGGTCTTCGTAGCGGTTTATTACCGTAAGAGCCGCCTGATTGCCCGGCAAAAGCAGGAGATTGAAGAGTTCAACCGCGGCCTAGAAGACAAAGTTGCGGTTCGCACGGCGGAGTTGAAACTAGCCAACGATCAATTACGGGCCAAAAATCGCGAAATTGAGGAAGCCCTCCTGCGTGGGCAGACGCTTGAACGTAAGCGGATGGCGGCCGATCTTCACGATAGTCTGGGTGGTTTACTAGCCGCAATTAAAACCAGTTTGTCGGCGCTGAATCCGGTACAGATGCCGGAGCGTGAGCAGCAGATTTACCGGAATCTGCAAAATATGACCAAAGAGGCTTTCGCTGAAATTCGCTATCTCTCGCATAACCTCCAGCCCGATGAACTGGAAAAACAGGGACTGTCGGAAGCGTTACTACGGTTGGTTAAAAAGCTGAACTTATCACAGCAGATTACCTTCCGGCTCGATCAGGCAGAACTCATTCGTCTGGATAAAACTACGGAGTTTAATCTCTATTCGATCTGCATTGAACTGTGTAGTAACATACTACGTCATTCAGAAGCTACTGAGGCCGACATTCTGTTCCGCCGGTTTGGCAGTGAACTGAATATGATTGTAAAAGACAACGGTTGTGGTATGGACCCCGCTGATGCTACAGGCATGGGACTTCGTAACATACAGGCTCGGATGGATACTATCCGGGGACGGTATGAGGTGCATTCGGGGGTTGGAGAAGGCACTACGTTTATCTTTATTTTACCCACCTCGTCTGATATGGCAACGGCCTGA
- a CDS encoding FKBP-type peptidyl-prolyl cis-trans isomerase: MKVNNSRLNWIYGLLAFSAILGSCQQPGEDLTDRKRRENEAEIDQYIKQNNLTATKTEQGIYFIQTKSAPTGQAPQTGDEVRYHYITRRLDGVIVDSSDIAGSNPATVILAESNTTGITLGQYAGVLKLRQGEEGSVLVPAYLDGGRIGTLLLPQYSPVRYDLRIVSVRTEEQRILDYISANKLTVTTKTDDGLRVIKTLSQPADSMAITTGKTVTLNYTGKRLNGTTFDASTAGTFQVKIGEKRVVPGFENGLATLRAGEKATLIFPSSLGYGVTGTGSGTNRILPYTPLLFEITIVKVE, encoded by the coding sequence ATGAAAGTGAATAATAGCCGTTTAAACTGGATATATGGTTTACTGGCCTTTTCGGCTATACTAGGGTCGTGTCAACAGCCGGGCGAAGACCTGACCGACCGTAAGCGACGCGAGAACGAAGCTGAAATTGATCAATATATTAAACAGAATAACCTGACGGCGACAAAGACTGAGCAAGGCATATATTTTATTCAGACAAAATCGGCACCTACTGGTCAAGCTCCGCAAACCGGTGACGAAGTGCGGTACCATTACATTACCCGCCGACTAGATGGTGTTATCGTCGATAGTTCGGATATAGCCGGCAGTAATCCCGCTACGGTTATATTAGCAGAGAGCAACACTACGGGAATTACGTTAGGCCAGTATGCCGGCGTTTTAAAATTACGTCAGGGCGAAGAAGGATCTGTTCTGGTTCCGGCTTATCTGGACGGCGGCCGCATCGGTACGCTGCTGCTACCCCAATATTCGCCGGTACGCTACGATTTACGTATTGTGAGCGTGCGTACCGAAGAGCAGCGGATTCTAGATTATATCAGTGCGAACAAGCTTACGGTGACTACCAAAACCGACGACGGCCTGCGCGTTATTAAGACATTGAGCCAGCCAGCCGATTCGATGGCTATCACGACTGGAAAAACGGTGACGCTTAACTATACTGGTAAGCGTCTGAACGGAACTACGTTCGATGCCAGCACAGCGGGCACCTTTCAGGTCAAAATTGGCGAAAAGCGGGTAGTACCGGGCTTTGAGAATGGATTGGCTACGTTACGTGCCGGTGAGAAAGCGACGCTGATTTTTCCTTCGAGCTTAGGGTATGGCGTAACAGGTACAGGAAGTGGGACCAACCGGATTCTACCCTATACTCCGCTGCTGTTTGAAATTACAATCGTTAAAGTGGAATAA
- the lpcA gene encoding D-sedoheptulose 7-phosphate isomerase — MLDIIRQELTEAQSVLDTFLSNPDHLTAIEQAARLMANALRNGHKIISCGNGGSHCDAMHFAEELSGRYRDNRRSLAAIAISDVSHLSCVSNDYGYEFVFSRFIEGLGNEGDILLGLSTSGNSANIIQAVAAARAKGMKVVLLTGKDGGKLAGQADVEIRVPHFGYADRIQEIHIKVIHLFILLIEKQVIG, encoded by the coding sequence ATGCTCGATATTATCCGTCAGGAGCTAACCGAAGCTCAATCCGTTTTAGATACCTTTCTCAGCAATCCCGATCATCTGACGGCTATTGAACAGGCGGCCCGGCTTATGGCCAATGCGCTTCGAAATGGCCACAAGATTATATCCTGCGGTAACGGAGGTTCACACTGCGATGCTATGCATTTTGCCGAAGAGCTATCCGGTCGGTATCGCGATAATCGTCGTTCTTTAGCCGCCATTGCTATTTCTGACGTGAGTCATCTTTCCTGCGTCAGCAATGATTATGGCTATGAATTCGTTTTTTCACGCTTCATTGAAGGGTTAGGTAACGAAGGCGACATTCTGCTTGGCTTGAGCACCAGTGGCAATTCAGCTAATATCATTCAGGCCGTAGCGGCTGCCCGGGCGAAAGGCATGAAGGTGGTTTTGCTGACCGGCAAAGATGGCGGCAAACTCGCCGGGCAGGCCGATGTTGAGATTCGCGTACCACACTTTGGCTACGCCGACCGAATTCAGGAAATTCATATTAAGGTTATTCACCTGTTTATTCTTCTCATCGAAAAGCAGGTGATTGGCTAA
- the nth gene encoding endonuclease III: protein MLKKERFRRFIEYFTQHYPDPKTELHFSNPFELLAAVILSAQCTDKRINQISPALFARFPEPESLAAASVEEVFSYIRSVSYPNNKAKHLVGMAKAVMERFGGEIPATVEELQTLPGVGRKTAHVILSVVYNEPTMAVDTHVFRVSHRLGLAPLTATTPLAVEKALMAHVPKQYVPKAHHWLILHGRYICVARLPKCERCDLRDFCKYYEKNRINALV, encoded by the coding sequence ATGCTTAAAAAAGAGCGTTTTCGCCGATTCATCGAGTACTTCACTCAGCACTATCCAGATCCCAAAACCGAGCTCCATTTCAGTAATCCATTTGAGCTGTTGGCAGCCGTTATTCTGTCGGCCCAATGTACCGATAAACGGATAAATCAGATCTCACCAGCTCTGTTTGCGCGTTTTCCAGAACCAGAGTCATTGGCGGCTGCGTCGGTTGAAGAAGTGTTTTCGTATATCCGCAGTGTGTCTTATCCGAATAATAAGGCAAAGCACCTGGTTGGTATGGCGAAGGCAGTGATGGAACGATTTGGGGGGGAGATTCCGGCAACGGTGGAAGAACTACAGACACTGCCCGGTGTAGGCCGCAAAACGGCGCATGTGATCCTATCGGTAGTTTATAATGAACCAACCATGGCGGTTGACACGCATGTCTTTCGGGTGTCGCACCGGCTTGGCTTGGCTCCACTTACGGCGACGACACCATTAGCTGTTGAAAAGGCGCTGATGGCGCACGTTCCGAAACAATACGTCCCTAAAGCTCACCACTGGCTTATTCTGCACGGACGTTATATCTGCGTGGCCCGTTTGCCCAAGTGTGAGCGTTGCGACCTGCGCGATTTCTGTAAATACTACGAAAAGAACCGGATAAACGCGCTAGTATAG
- the rdgB gene encoding RdgB/HAM1 family non-canonical purine NTP pyrophosphatase, translating into MELCFATNNQHKLDEVAAWLGDLFTLKTLRDIGCTDELPETTNSISGNSRQKADYVWTHFGVSCFADDSGLEAEALNGEPGVNSAHYSGSRDTARNIQKLLTNLSSAGSRRARFVTVFTLVLHGVEHQFEGIVEGQILEEPRGNGGFGYDPVFLPDGSDRTFAEMSMVEKNAISHRSRALAKMVAYLKEQVK; encoded by the coding sequence ATGGAACTCTGCTTCGCTACCAATAATCAACATAAGCTGGATGAAGTTGCTGCTTGGCTTGGCGATTTATTTACCCTCAAAACCCTGCGCGACATCGGCTGCACGGACGAACTACCTGAAACGACAAATTCCATTTCGGGCAACTCACGCCAGAAAGCAGATTACGTCTGGACGCATTTTGGCGTGTCGTGTTTTGCTGACGATTCGGGTTTGGAAGCAGAGGCACTTAACGGTGAACCAGGCGTAAATTCAGCGCATTATTCCGGCAGTCGCGATACGGCCCGAAACATCCAGAAATTATTAACGAATCTTTCCTCCGCAGGCTCGCGACGGGCCCGTTTCGTAACTGTCTTTACGTTGGTGCTACACGGTGTCGAACACCAGTTTGAAGGCATTGTGGAAGGCCAAATTCTAGAAGAACCGCGTGGCAACGGCGGGTTTGGTTATGATCCGGTTTTCCTGCCCGACGGCTCTGACCGAACGTTTGCCGAGATGAGCATGGTCGAAAAGAACGCCATCAGCCATCGGTCACGGGCACTAGCTAAAATGGTCGCTTATCTCAAAGAGCAGGTGAAATGA
- a CDS encoding RNA polymerase sigma factor, with amino-acid sequence MEKAQVNDSELISLYIRGNEKAFAKLVQRHKSKIYTTIYLIVKDQYVAEDLMQDTFIKAVDTLKSGKYNEEGKFLPWIIRIAHNLAIDYFRKDKRYPSVVFEDGSSVFNTLEFAEDSVESLQIRQETHEHLRELIQRLPEQQRQVLIMRHYEEMSFQEIADATGVSINTALGRMRYALINLRKQLSKRSPSYDKNIYPR; translated from the coding sequence ATGGAAAAAGCCCAGGTAAACGACAGTGAGTTGATTTCCCTGTATATCCGAGGTAATGAAAAAGCCTTTGCTAAATTAGTGCAACGGCATAAATCGAAAATTTACACCACCATCTACCTGATAGTAAAAGACCAGTATGTGGCGGAAGATTTGATGCAGGACACGTTCATAAAGGCCGTGGACACGCTAAAGTCGGGTAAATATAACGAGGAAGGAAAATTTCTGCCCTGGATCATCCGAATCGCTCACAACTTGGCAATTGACTATTTCCGAAAAGATAAACGCTACCCCAGTGTGGTGTTTGAAGACGGAAGCAGTGTGTTTAATACGCTTGAGTTTGCGGAGGATTCTGTTGAATCGCTGCAGATTCGCCAGGAAACACACGAGCATTTGCGCGAATTGATTCAGCGGTTGCCGGAACAACAGCGCCAGGTGCTCATCATGCGGCACTACGAGGAAATGAGTTTCCAGGAGATTGCCGATGCAACCGGCGTCAGCATCAACACGGCTTTGGGACGTATGCGTTATGCGTTGATTAATCTGCGCAAACAACTGAGCAAACGTTCGCCGAGTTATGATAAAAACATTTACCCAAGATGA
- a CDS encoding nucleoside-diphosphate kinase has product MATNRTFTMIKPDAVEAGYTGAIIKMIEEAGFRIVAIKKTQLTSERAGQFYAVHRERPFYNDLRTYMSSGAIVPMILEKENAVADFRKLIGATNPAQAEEGTIRKLYARSLEANAIHGSDSDENAEIEGNFFFSATEQY; this is encoded by the coding sequence ATGGCAACGAACCGAACGTTCACCATGATTAAGCCCGATGCCGTTGAGGCTGGGTACACTGGGGCAATTATTAAAATGATCGAGGAAGCGGGCTTCCGCATCGTGGCGATTAAAAAAACGCAGCTAACGTCTGAGCGGGCCGGTCAGTTTTACGCCGTTCATCGCGAACGGCCGTTCTATAACGACCTGCGGACTTATATGTCATCGGGTGCTATTGTCCCCATGATTCTCGAAAAAGAAAATGCGGTTGCCGATTTTCGTAAATTGATTGGCGCAACCAACCCGGCTCAGGCCGAAGAAGGCACCATCCGGAAGCTGTATGCCAGGTCGCTCGAAGCAAATGCTATTCACGGCTCCGACTCTGACGAAAACGCCGAGATTGAAGGGAATTTCTTCTTTTCGGCTACGGAACAATATTGA
- a CDS encoding LolA family protein — protein sequence MKKVAWMLSLAVVLSLPALAQKDKRAQTILDAMSKKYKALKSYQAAFTYASAGAGASESYKGDLTVKDNKFRLTLGGQEVFNDGKTMSTYIKESNEVNVQDYDASANSELNPAQIYSIYKRGFDYRFVKEQKQGGRTLEVIELTPNREKSPIATVQISVDKADKSVRNWVIVNKDGKRTSYTITKFTPNVNVTDSYFAFDKTKYPGVEVVDLR from the coding sequence ATGAAAAAAGTAGCATGGATGCTGAGTCTGGCCGTAGTGCTTTCGCTACCCGCCTTAGCTCAGAAAGACAAGCGGGCACAAACCATTCTGGACGCGATGAGTAAAAAGTACAAAGCCCTGAAATCATATCAGGCGGCTTTTACGTACGCCAGCGCCGGGGCAGGTGCCAGTGAGTCTTATAAAGGCGATCTGACCGTAAAAGACAATAAATTTCGACTGACGTTAGGCGGGCAGGAAGTTTTCAACGACGGCAAAACGATGTCTACGTACATTAAGGAATCAAATGAAGTGAATGTACAGGATTACGATGCCAGCGCGAATAGCGAACTGAATCCTGCGCAAATCTATAGCATTTACAAACGCGGCTTTGACTACCGGTTTGTGAAAGAACAAAAGCAGGGCGGCCGGACACTGGAAGTAATTGAATTGACGCCAAACCGCGAGAAGAGCCCGATCGCGACGGTTCAGATTTCAGTCGATAAAGCCGACAAATCTGTCCGGAACTGGGTAATCGTTAACAAAGACGGCAAACGTACGTCCTACACGATCACGAAGTTTACGCCGAACGTGAATGTAACGGATTCGTATTTTGCTTTTGATAAAACAAAGTACCCCGGCGTTGAGGTTGTGGACCTTCGTTAA